A genomic window from Lotus japonicus ecotype B-129 chromosome 1, LjGifu_v1.2 includes:
- the LOC130727558 gene encoding uncharacterized protein LOC130727558 produces MTMCAKLEPSISFIFVFSRNIKHIQLSIFLFSFCSISQSISISHNQPTISCMFQFILHPIHLISHTKQQKRLNRSFTDISLQPHPPSLNQVNMEIDRAIRECDDRRLQTKYKQCYLCYSESLGFVFDGTK; encoded by the exons ATGACAATGTGTGCGAAG TTGGAGCCGTCAATTTCATTCATATTCGTATTCAGCAGAAACATCAAACACATACAACTATCCATCTTTTTGTTCAGTTTCTGCTCCATCTCTCAATCTATTTCAATCTCACACAACCAACCAACCATATCTTGCATGTTCCAATTTATTCTTCATCCAATCCATTTGATTTCacacacaaaacaacaaaaacgGCTCAATCGTTCATTCACTGATATTTCACTGCAGCCACATCCACCTTCACTGAACCAG GTCAACATGGAGATCGATAGAGCAATCAGAGAGTGTGACGATCGAAGGCTTCAGACCAAGTATAAACAATGCTACCTATGTTATTCAGAGAGCCTTGGCTTTGTATTC GATGGGACGAAATGA
- the LOC130727562 gene encoding F-box/kelch-repeat protein At3g23880-like isoform X1, whose translation MASPSSARACLSVSDAPPYSVRSSMSSDGASPPEAASVSTIEIQIQTLHIDMDRDLIIEILLRLPVKSIVRFKAVCKLWRSLISDPLFASLHFQRAAPSLLFADSHAIRTIDLEGPLQSHRVSQPINCHFLSNYHDLSLPRNCISIHGSCRGFLLITWIRNIGYQHPWNDSLYLWNPSTHVHKPILSSPVVDTNVFDHLYGFGYHSLTDDYLVVRVPVTDCYQPTHLPDVQFFSLRANMWKYTEGVDLPPLTTIEPCHGLLFNEAIHWAVSNWVDGVTNMFIIAFDLMEKRLLEIPMPHGLLFPRFTLWVHGRFLSLSILQRDGTCEIWVMKKYKVQTSWTKTVLSTGSFHFPICSTKGGDIVLHSGTKVKKYSDEGVEQEEQLEYPNHCGLLDASVPIYTESMLSLPDVSD comes from the exons ATGGCCTCCCCGAGTTCAGCCCGTGCCTGCCTCTCAGTTAGCGACGCGCCGCCTTACTCTGTCCGTTCATCCATGTCCTCTGACGGTGCGAGTCCGCCGGAAGCCGCGTCTGTGTCTACCATCGAG atTCAGATTCAAACACTGCATATTGACATGGATCGAGATTTGATAATTGAAATCCTTTTGAGGTTGCCGGTGAAGTCTATTGTACGATTCAAGGCTGTGTGCAAGTTATGGAGATCTCTCATATCCGATCCCCTCTTTGCATCATTACATTTTCAACGTGCTGCTCCTTCACTCCTTTTCGCTGACTCTCATGCCATTCGAACCATTGACTTAGAGGGACCGCTTCAATCTCATCGTGTTTCTCAACCAATCAATTGTCACTTTTTGTCTAATTATCATGATTTATCCTTGCCTCGTAACTGTATTTCGATTCACGGTTCGTGTAGAGGCTTTCTGCTAATCACCTGGATTAGGAATATTGGTTATCAGCACCCGTGGAATGATAGTCTCTACCTGTGGAATCCATCCACACATGTCCACAAACCAATACTTTCATCTCCTGTTGTTGACACCAATGTTTTTGATCATCTATATGGATTTGGTTACCATTCCTTGACAGATGACTACTTGGTGGTTCGAGTGCCCGTTACGGACTGTTACCAACCTACTCATTTACCAGATGTGCAGTTTTTCTCATTGAGAGCTAATATGTGGAAATATACCGAGGGTGTTGATTTGCCTCCCTTGACCACTATTGAACCTTGTCATGGATTGCTCTTTAACGAGGCTATTCACTGGGCGGTTAGTAACTGGGTCGATGGTGTTACGAACATGTTTATTATTGCCTTTGATTTAATGGAAAAGAGACTCTTAGAGATACCCATGCCTCATGGTCTTCTTTTCCCTCGTTTTACTTTGTGGGTGCATGGAAGATTTTTAAGTCTATCAATTTTGCAGAGAGATGGTACATGTGAAATATGGGTTATGAAGAAATACAAAGTACAGACATCTTGGACCAAGACTGTTCTATCTACGGGGAGCTTTCACTTCCCAATATGCTCTACAAAAGGTGGTGATATTGTTTTACATTCTGGAACAAAAGTGAAAAAGTATAGTGATGAAGGAGTAGAACAAGAAGAACAACTAGAGTATCCGAACCATTGTGGTTTACTAGATGCATCAGTGCCCATATATACAGAGTCAATGCTTTCACTCCCTGATGTTAGCGACTGA
- the LOC130727562 gene encoding F-box/kelch-repeat protein At3g23880-like isoform X2: MASPSSARACLSVSDAPPYSVRSSMSSDGASPPEAASVSTIEIQIQTLHIDMDRDLIIEILLRLPVKSIVRFKAVCKLWRSLISDPLFASLHFQRAAPSLLFADSHAIRTIDLEGPLQSHRVSQPINCHFLSNYHDLSLPRNCISIHGSCRGFLLITWIRNIGYQHPWNDSLYLWNPSTHVHKPILSSPVVDTNVFDHLYGFGYHSLTDDYLVVRVPVTDCYQPTHLPDVQFFSLRANMWKYTEGVDLPPLTTIEPCHGLLFNEAIHWARDGTCEIWVMKKYKVQTSWTKTVLSTGSFHFPICSTKGGDIVLHSGTKVKKYSDEGVEQEEQLEYPNHCGLLDASVPIYTESMLSLPDVSD; encoded by the exons ATGGCCTCCCCGAGTTCAGCCCGTGCCTGCCTCTCAGTTAGCGACGCGCCGCCTTACTCTGTCCGTTCATCCATGTCCTCTGACGGTGCGAGTCCGCCGGAAGCCGCGTCTGTGTCTACCATCGAG atTCAGATTCAAACACTGCATATTGACATGGATCGAGATTTGATAATTGAAATCCTTTTGAGGTTGCCGGTGAAGTCTATTGTACGATTCAAGGCTGTGTGCAAGTTATGGAGATCTCTCATATCCGATCCCCTCTTTGCATCATTACATTTTCAACGTGCTGCTCCTTCACTCCTTTTCGCTGACTCTCATGCCATTCGAACCATTGACTTAGAGGGACCGCTTCAATCTCATCGTGTTTCTCAACCAATCAATTGTCACTTTTTGTCTAATTATCATGATTTATCCTTGCCTCGTAACTGTATTTCGATTCACGGTTCGTGTAGAGGCTTTCTGCTAATCACCTGGATTAGGAATATTGGTTATCAGCACCCGTGGAATGATAGTCTCTACCTGTGGAATCCATCCACACATGTCCACAAACCAATACTTTCATCTCCTGTTGTTGACACCAATGTTTTTGATCATCTATATGGATTTGGTTACCATTCCTTGACAGATGACTACTTGGTGGTTCGAGTGCCCGTTACGGACTGTTACCAACCTACTCATTTACCAGATGTGCAGTTTTTCTCATTGAGAGCTAATATGTGGAAATATACCGAGGGTGTTGATTTGCCTCCCTTGACCACTATTGAACCTTGTCATGGATTGCTCTTTAACGAGGCTATTCACTGGGCG AGAGATGGTACATGTGAAATATGGGTTATGAAGAAATACAAAGTACAGACATCTTGGACCAAGACTGTTCTATCTACGGGGAGCTTTCACTTCCCAATATGCTCTACAAAAGGTGGTGATATTGTTTTACATTCTGGAACAAAAGTGAAAAAGTATAGTGATGAAGGAGTAGAACAAGAAGAACAACTAGAGTATCCGAACCATTGTGGTTTACTAGATGCATCAGTGCCCATATATACAGAGTCAATGCTTTCACTCCCTGATGTTAGCGACTGA
- the LOC130710897 gene encoding tocopherol cyclase, chloroplastic-like, giving the protein ISGWIEWDGERIEFENAPSYSEKNWGGGFPRKWFWVQCNVFEGEGASGEIAITAAGGLRQIPGITETFENAALIGVHYGGKFYEFVPWNGFVNWEVTPWGYWFMSADNGSYLVELEAKTDDPGTPLRAPTSEAGLSQACKDTCFGILTLKIWERRYDGSKGKIILDVSSDMAALEVGGGPWFSTWKGKTTMPPVIGPALGLPVDLDGIFNAVPLFKPPGL; this is encoded by the exons ATCTCAGGTTGGATAGAGTGGGATGGCGAGAggattgagtttgaaaatgccCCATCTTATTCAGAAAAGAACTGGGGCGGAGGATTCCCAAGAAAGTGGTTTTGG GTTCAATGTAATGTTTTTGAAGGTGAGGGTGCTAGTGGAGAAATTGCAATTACAGCTGCTGGTGGATTGAGGCAAATTCCTGGGATAACCGAGACCTTCGAAAATGCTGCACTG ATTGGAGTTCATTATGGTGGAAAATTTTATGAATTTGTGCCATGGAATGGTTTTGTTAACTGGGAAGTCACTCCTTGGGGTTATTGGTTTATGTCTGCAGACAATGGCAGTTATCTG GTTGAATTAGAAGCAAAAACAGATGATCCCGGTACTCCATTGCGTGCGCCAACATCAGAAGCAGGCCTTTCACAAGCTTGTAAAGACACATGTTTCGGAATTCTTACATTGAAAATATGGGAACGAAGATATGATGGCAGCAAGGGGAAG ATCATATTGGACGTTTCAAGTGACATGGCAGCTCTAGAAGTTGGAGGAGGTCCATGGTTCAGCACTTGGAAAGGCAAGACGACAATGCCACCGGTCATTGGCCCTGCTCTTGGATTACCCGTAGACCTAGATGGCATTTTTAATGCGGTTCCTCTGTTTAAACCACCTGGTTTGTGA